TACGGCAAGTCGAATGCGTACCGCCTGAGCCTTACCGAAAACTCCATGGATATCGAAGGCATCTACAGATCCGATGCCATTTCGGTCCGTTGCGTCAAGAATGCCTAAGGCTCACACGCACACCGTCTGAATTCACCTTCAGAATTCGACAGACAAGAGAAACGAAAAGCCTTCCCGCAAAACGGGAAGGTTTCTTGTTTAAGCTAATTCCTGACGAGTCGTGACTTGCCGCCCGGCGAGCTTTACCGCGGCGCGTAAATGCGCGACATGAATTCGGCGCGGGTCTTTTCGTCGGTCTTGAATCGGCCCAAAAGCTGGGTGGTCACCATCGTTGCACCGGGCTTTTTCACACCGCGCATCGTCATGCACATGTGCGACGCTTCCAAAACAACCGCGACACCCTTCGGGTTCAGTTCCTTCTGGATAAGTTCTGCAATCTGGCGCGTCATGCGTTCCTGGATCTGCGGGAAACGTGCGTAGAATTCCACCACGCGCGGAATCTTGGAAAGACCCACCACGCAGTCGCCCGGAATGTAGGCCACATGAGCCTTGCCCGTGAACGGCAGAAAATGGTGTTCACACATGCTCGCAAACTCGATATCCGGCACGATAATCATTTCATCGTACTTTTCATGGAAACGAGTCTTGAGGATGTCTTCGGCGCGCATTTCACCCGAAAGTCCCGTCATGAGTTCGGCGTACATCTTGGCGACACGCTTGGGCGTATCGATAAGACCTTCGCGGTTCGGGTTCTCGCCCATGCCTTCCAGAATCATCCGGAAGCCGTCTTCCATTTTCTTAA
This genomic window from Fibrobacter sp. UWH4 contains:
- the folE gene encoding GTP cyclohydrolase I FolE; the encoded protein is KKMEDGFRMILEGMGENPNREGLIDTPKRVAKMYAELMTGLSGEMRAEDILKTRFHEKYDEMIIVPDIEFASMCEHHFLPFTGKAHVAYIPGDCVVGLSKIPRVVEFYARFPQIQERMTRQIAELIQKELNPKGVAVVLEASHMCMTMRGVKKPGATMVTTQLLGRFKTDEKTRAEFMSRIYAPR